AAAGATACCATTGTTGGGGCTGATGTTGAAATAGCCAAAGCAATTGGGGAGGAACTTAATGTTGAAGTGGAGTTTTCAGCGATGAGTTTTGATAACGTCTTGGCTAGTCTGAAATCCGGTAAAGCTGATATAGCCATTTCGGGGATTTCAGCCACGAAAGAGCGTCAAAAGTCCTATGATTTTTCAGATAGTTACTATGAGTCTAAGAATGTTATGATGGTACTAAAAGATAAACTTCAAGATTATAAAACATTTGGTGATTTTGACAATCAAGCAGTTGTCGTTCAAAAGGGAAGTATTCAAGAGACCATTGCCAAAGACACGCTTAAAGATGTTAATATCACACCCTTGACAAAAGTAGGTGAAATGGTGGCCGAGGTATCAAATGGAAAAGTTCAGGCTCTTGTACTAGAAGAAGCTATTGCGAAAGGCTATGCCGAAAAGAATAAAGACCTTGCCATAGCAGAAGTTGAATTACCTTCAGATGAGGCAGATTCGTATGCTGTTGCTATGCCAAAAGGTAGCAAAAAACTAACCAAGAAAGTCAATGATATTATTAAATCCTTGAAAGAAGAGGATAAAATCAATGCTTTTGTTCAAGAAGCCTATGATTTGTCAGTAAAACAGTAAGGTATTGATTAGGAAAATAGCTTACTTTGGACTACTTGGAGGATACTTGAATAACAGATAAGATCTAGGTGATAAGATACGACAGCGTAGCGGTAATAGTGTTAATTGACGCTTCAAAAGAATTCTGTAAAAGAACAGCTAATTAAAAGTTTATTTAGTGACCTTGTTTATCACATTGGCTAAGTTAAGAAATGGCTTAATTCGTCGAAAACTTTTTTCAGGTGTTTGTTACCAAAACGGAAATTCCCTTAATTACTAATCAGTTTAGGGATGTAGTATGATTTGCTAGAAATCCATTATTTGAAAGATGCGGTTATATAAATTATCTACATTCAAGGGATATTTGAATAAAAATACAGATTGTTGTTGACTTTTATCGAAAATACTGTATAATATCATTATTATAAGATATCGAGGATTAATTATGACATTGAAAAAATTAATTTTAGGAGCGACTCTCCTTGTTTCTGCTGTAACCCTTACAGCTTGTGGCTCTTCTGAATCATCTGATTTACAAGAAGATATTAAAAAAGATGGCAAATTAGTTGTTGCCGTCAGCCCAGACTATCCTCCATTTGAGTTTAAAGCTTTAGTAGACGGTAAAGATAAGGTTGTTGGAGCTGATATTGATTTAGCGCAAGATATTGCTGATGAATTAGGTGTAAAGCTTGAAGTATCAACCATGAGTTTCGATAATGTTTTAGCGAGTTTAAAAACTGGTAAAGCAGACATTGCCATTTCAGGATTATCAGTGACTGAGGAACGTAAGAATGCTTATGCATTTTCTGAAGCTTACTACACAACAGAAAATGCTATATTAGTCCGCAAAGAAGATGAAGGAAAATATACTAACTTAGATCAATTAGCTGGTAAAAAGGTTGCGGTTCAAAAAGGCAGTATTGAAGAAAATCTTGCAAAGGAACAATTGAAAGACTCTCAAGTTGTTCCGCTAACAGCGATGGGTGAAGCTATCAATGAATTGAAGTCTGGTGTTGTTGATGCTGTTGATTTGGAAAAACCAGTTGCAGAAGGTTATATCGCACAAAATAATGATATTGCCTTAGCAAAAGTTGCCTTGAAAGTTGGAGATGGTGATGCTAAAGCAGTTGCTATGCCAAAAGGTAAAGGAAGTCAAGAACTACAAAAAACAATTAATAAAGTTATTGCTAAAATGGAAAAAGATGGTATTTACAAACAGTACATCTCTGATGCGGCAAAATTAACTGGAAAAGCAGTCGACTAATCTCAAAGAAGTGGTTTGACAAAAATAAGAACACAAAATGGCTAAGAATAACGTTTTTTTAACGATGTTATTCTTAGCCATTTTATCTTGTTCAATTTTTCAATAGAAATCCTAAACTTGATTTAAGTTTGAAATAGAGGAACTCTGTCTTAGTTTTTATTTACCGAGACAGAATTGGCTGAAAAGTTGGGTAATGAGTTCATCAGGGGCAGCATCTCCAGTGATTTCTCCTAAAATCTCCCAAGTTCTAGTCATGTCAACCTGAAGAAGATCTACGGGCATCCCGAGTTCTAAACCTTCGTTAACAGCTTTTAAGCTATCAAGGGCTTTTTCAATTAAGGAGATGTGACGAGCGTTTGATAGGTAGGTAGCGTCTTTTTCAACCAAGCCTGCGTTTTCAAAGAAAAGTTGGTTGATACGCTCTTCAATCTGATCAATATTTTCATTTTTTAAAACAGAAATGGCGATGACATCGTCAGGCAGTTGTTCGGTTTCAATCTGCTGCTCTAAGTCTGTCTTATTTAAGAGTACGATACGATTGCTATCTTTACTTATCTCTAATAGTGTGCGATCTTGTTGAGTTAAAGCTTCAGAAGCATTTAACACTAGAAGCACTAAATCAGCTTCATTAAGAGCTTTTTTAGAACGCTCTACCCCAATGCGTTCAACGATATCATCGGTATCACGAATACCAGCTGTATCGATCAGCTTAAGGGGAACGCCTTTGATATTGACGTATTCTTCAATCACATCGCGTGTCGTTCCTTCAATATCAGTTACAATGGCTTTTTCTTCACGGAGTAGATTATTAAGGAGACTTGATTTACCGACATTGGGACGACCAATGATAGCAGTCGACAGTCCCTCACGAAGGATTTTCCCACGCTTAGCTGTCCGTAAAAGATTTTCTAAAAGCGCTTGAAATTCTTGTGTTTTTTCCCGCATGAGAGCAGTTGTCATTTCTTCAACATCATCGTATTCAGGGTAGTCAATGTTAACTTCAACTTGTGCTAGGGTGTTTAGAATTTCTTGACGAGTATTATCAATGAGTGTTTTTAAGGAACCATCCAATTGTTGAACGGCAACCGCCATAGCCTTGTCAGTCTTAGCTCGAATCAAATCCATAACAGCTTCAGCTTGGGTCAAGTCAACTCGGCCATTTAGGAATGCTCGCTTGGTGAATTCACCAGGTTCAGCCATACGAGCGCCTGAGCGAATCAAGAGTTGGAGGATTTCATTGGTGACTGCTACCCCGCCGTGGGTATTAATTTCAACAACATCTTCGCGTGTAAAAGTCTTGGGTTCACGCATGACACTAACCATAACCTCGTCAATAATGTCATTATTGTCAACGATGTGACCATAGTTAATGGTATGACTAGGGACGTCGTTGAGATTTTTCCCTTTAAAAACTTTCTGAGCAATCGCAATAGCCTGACTTCCAGACAGGCGGACGATACCAATAGCCCCTTCTCCAAGAGGAGTAGAGATAGCTGTGATGGTATCAAATTCTTTGGTAATCATAGAGTTCCTTTCTGATTAAATAGCCACAGTTGTATCACGACCAACAACTTGATAAATTTTGATATGAGTATCTTCTTCGGGTGGGAAGGGAAGAAGGATGTCGTCATAGTCTGGATTAATAGAAACTAGCCGGAGTTGTTCCTTCTCCAAATAAACTTGTTTTAAAAAGGTTTGGTCATTAATGGCTACGGCACAAACCTCACCATTATAAGAGGTAAAGCCACGGTCAACGAGATAGACAACATCTCCGCTTCGATAGGTTGGATACATGGAATCACCATTAACGATAGAGGCGAGATCATAACGGGGAGGTTGAGAGGAAACATGAACCGTTTCAAACTCATAATCGTTAAAAGCATAACCGAGTCCAGCAGCTAGTCGGGTAACAGTTTTAACGGGATAAAGCGATGAGATGGTTTCTTGTTTTTCAGCTTCTTGTTGAGCCAGTTGCTGACTGAGAAAATCCAAAACTTGCTCTTGACGCTCTTGATCAAGTTTTTGGAAAATAATTTGATAATCTTCTTCTGAGATACCTAAGAGCATCTCCGGTGATAAATCTAGTGCTTCAGCAAACTGGGGAAGGCGATTTAGTGGAAATTCTCTTGTTTTATTAAGATAACAAGAGACAGCTGATTTAGCCATGCCTACTTGTCTGGATAATTGACTTAGTGATAAGTTTAATTCTGACTTTCGTTGATTGATTAGCTCGATGATCTCGTTATTGGTGTTCATGATTTCTCCTTATGACAATGCTTGCTTATTATAGCACCGTTCTCTAAAAAGAACAAGCCTAAAAAGTCAACAATAATTCGTTAACAAGGATTCGCTTTCATGTTATAATAGGTGTAAGTATTCTATAAGGAGTTTTTAATGGAAGCGTTGAAAAAATTAGCTGGTCTAAAAGCCGCTGAGTATGTCACTGATGGTATGATAGTTGGTCTGGGAACGGGATCAACTGCCTATTATTTTGTCGAAGAGTTAGGCCGTCGTGTCAATGAAGAAGGTCTCTCCATAATTGGGGTGACAACATCTAGTCAGACAACAAAACAGGCAGAAAGTTTAGGCATTCCATTGAAAGCTGTTGATGATATTGATATCATTGATCTTACGGTCGACGGTGCAGATGAGGTGGATCCTCAATTTAATGGTATCAAAGGTGGAGGTGGTGCTCTACTTATGGAAAAAATCGTCGCAACGCCAACCAAAGAATACATCTGGGTTGTTGATGAGTCCAAGATGGTTGAACAACTTGGTGCCTTTAAATTACCTGTTGAAGTCGTTCAATACGGTGCTGATCGTCTTTTCCGTTATTTTGAAAAAGAGGGATTCAAACCATCTTATCGCCAAACAGATGATCAACGTTTTGTCACAGATATGCAAAATTACATCATTGACCTTGATTTAGGAAAAATCGAAGATCCAATCGGTTTTGGTAAGCAACTAAAAGCTATGGTTGGTGTTGTTGACCATGGACTTTTTAACGGAATGGTTAATAAAGTTATTGTTGCAGGTCAAGACGGTGTTAAGGTCTTAGAAGCCTAACCTTATTCTCACTGACAGTTCTGATTATTTCGTTAATTATTTTATAACAAGTTGTTATACAGGTAGTAGGGTGCTAACCGTAACCACCCTTAGATAGGAAAAATATGTCTACATTTGATCGTATTCACTTAGTGGTACTGGATTCTGTTGGGATTGGTGCTGCACCAGATGCCAATAATTTTGTTAACGCAGGGGTTCCTGATGGGGCTTCTGACACCTTGGGTCACATTTCCAAAACGGTCGGTCTCAATGTGCCAAATATGGCTAAAATAGGGCTTGGTAACATCCCCCGTGAGACACTACTTAAAACCGTTCCTGCTGAGGAAAATCCTACTGGTTACGTGACCAAGTTGGAAGAAGTTTCTCTGGGTAAAGATACCATGACCGGTCACTGGGAAATCATGGGGCTTAATATCACCGAGCCATTTGATACTTTCTGGGATGGTTTTCCGGAAGACATTTTGACCAAGATTGAAGAGTTTTCCGGTCGAAAAGTCATCCGTGAAGCTAATAAACCTTACTCAGGAACTGCTGTTATCGATGATTTTGGTTCTCGCCAAATGGAGACAGGAGAGCTTATCATCTATACCTCAGCTGATCCTGTGCTACAAATCGCTGCGCATGAAGATGTGATTCCCTTAGAGGAACTCTATCGTATCTGTGAGTATGCTCGATCTATCACCCTTGAACGCCCAGCGCTTCTTGGTCGTATCATTGCTCGTCCATATGTTGGAGAGCCAGGTAACTTCACACGTACGGCAAATCGTCGTGACTTAGCCGTTTCCCCATTTGAAGAGACGGTTTTGAATAAATTGGCTAATGCAGGGATTCCAACTTATGGTGTCGGTAAAATCAACGATATCTTCAACGGTTCAGGAATTACCCATGACCAAGGGCATAATAAAGATAACAACCATGGGGTGGATACTTTGCTCAAAACCCTTCAAGATCCAGCATTTACCAAAGGTTTCTCATTTACTAATCTAGTCGATTTTGATGCTCTTTACGGTCACCGTCGTAATGCTCATGGCTACCGCGATTGTTTAGAAGAATTCGATGCCCGCTTGCCAGAAATCACAGATCTCTTGGGGGACAAGGACTTACTTCTCATCACAGCAGACCACGGCAACGACCCAACCTATGCTGGAACGGACCATACGCGTGAGTACATTCCGCTCTTGGCTTACAGCCCATCCTTTACAGGTAGTGGTGTTATTCCACAAGGGCATTTCGCTGATATCTCAGCAACCGTTGCGGACAACTTTGGTGTTGACACCGCCATGATTGGGGAGAGTTTCTTGAATCACTTAAAATAAAGGAGATTGGGAATGGAAGAAATTACTATCTATCACAACCCAAATTGTGGCACTTCACGAAATGTCTTGGCTATGATTAGACATGCTGGTATTGAACCAACAGTCATTGAGTATTTAAAAACACCACCTAGTCGTGAGCAGTTGCTTGATTTACTGGATAAGATGGGCATCACTCCTGGAGAACTATTAAGAAAAAATGTTCCTGAATTTGATAAGCATGGCTTATCGGATCAGACTTTATCTGATGAAGTCATTATTGATGCCATGATGGCAGATGCTATTTTAATTAACAGACCGATTGTTATGACCAGTAAGGGAATAAAATTATGTCGTCCATCTGAGGCATTGCTGGATATTCTTCCGGTTCCTTTACCAAGTCCATTCATAAAAGAGGATGGTGAAAGCATTCACCCTAAATAATAAATAAGGAGATAGTATGTCATTATTAGAGAAAATTAGAGTTACACAATCATTCCTAGAAAGTAAAGGAATTCAATCACCAGAATTTGGCTTGATTTTGGGTTCGGGTCTTGGAGAATTGGCAGAAGAAATCGACAATGCAATCGTTGTCGATTACGCTGATATTCCCAACTGGGGACAATCAACGGTTGTTGGCCATGCCGGGAAATTAGTATATGGTGAATTAGCTGGACGTAAAGTTTTAGCACTTCAAGGACGTTTCCACTTCTACGAGGGGAATCCTATGGAAACAGTCACTTTCCCTGTTCGTGTCATGAAAGCATTGGGTTGTGAAGGTGTTCTTGTGACAAATGCAGCAGGAGGCATTGGCTACGGCCCGGGTACCTTAATGGTTATCAATGACCACATTAATCTGACAGGAACAAATCCTCTTATTGGTGAAAATTTAGAAGAGTTTGGCCCACGTTTTCCTGATATGTCAGATGCCTATACTAAAGCATACCGAGAAGTGGCTCATCGGGTCGCTGAAAAACAAGGTATCAAGTTGGAAGATGGGGTTTATATAGGTGTTACGGGTCCTACTTATGAAACACCTGCAGAAATTCGCGCCTTTAAAACAATGGGAGCAGATGCTGTCGGTATGTCAACAGTACCAGAAGTTATCGTAGCAGCACACTCTGGCATGAAAGTTTTAGGGATTTCAGCAATTACGAATTTTGCAGCTGGTTTCCAATCAGAGTTAAATCATGAAGAGGTCGTAGAGGTTACAACACATATCAAGGAAGATTTTAAAGGCTTGGTCAAAGCCATCTTGGAAGAATTATAAAATGCAGTATTTCAATACTATCTGATCGAACAAAATTGTATTTAAATACTATTGCCATTGAGAAGATTTAGCTTACCACATTGTCTATTAACATTAGTTCACTTTCTAAAAGTTGCTAACTTTTTACTGCTAAACAGAAACTAGCAGATGTGAGTTCTCTATATTTTAATTCAATCTATAAACGTCGATAAAAATACTCTCTATTAGATGTAATCGCGGTTACTTACCTTCCTATATGAGCTTATTTTCTATCATTAAGCTAAAGGGGAAAGAACGTTTGTTCGTTTTGATTTTAATTTAATCTTTTTCTTTAAAAATCGGCTATTAACTTACGTTTTTACTTCAACATTTTATATAAAAAAATAAGAAAGGAAAGAGAGCTTGTTCATTTTCTGATCACTCTCTGTATCATAACTTATGTCTATTCATATTTCCGCCGCTAAAGGCGATATTGCTGATAAAATTCTTCTTCCAGGAGATCCGCTACGTGCTAAATTTATTGCAGAAAATTTCTTGGAAGATGCGGTTTGTTTTAACGAAGTTCGTAACATGTTTGGATACACTGGAACTTACAAGGGTCAGCGTGTTTCGGTTATGGGCACTGGGATGGGGATGCCTTCGATTTCTATCTATGCTCGTGAATTGATTGTTGATTATGGAGTTAAAAAGCTAATTCGTGTTGGTACAGCCGGGTCTATTGATCCAAATGTCCATGTTCGTGAATTGGTTCTTGCTCAAGCAGCAGCGACAAATTCTAATATTATTCGCAATGATTTTCCAGAGTACGATTTTCCTCAAATTGCCAATTTCCAATTACTTGATAAGGCTTACCATATTGCTAAAGATCTGGGTCTAACAACACATGTTGGTAATGTCTTGTCTTCTGATGTCTTTTATTCAAACATGCCAGAACGTAATATGAAGCTGGGCGAATTGGGTGTTAAAGCCATTGAAATGGAAGCAGCAGCTCTTTACTACCTTGGAGCACAACATGGTGTTGATACCTTGGCTATCATGACAATTTCTGATAGTTTAGTAAATCCAGACGAGGATACAACAGCTGAGGAACGTCAAAACACCTTTACGGATATGATGAAGGTGGGACTAGAAACACTGATTTCAGATTGATATGAGTATAGATACTGATAAAATTGCTGTTCTCCTCGACTTATATGCCTATCATCAATTGTTAGAAATTTTAGATGAAACAATTAATGATGAAACTTTCTTTCTGTTGGAAAGTTTGAAGGAGCGTCGTGAGTTAAATGTTGCCTATCTGTTCAAGAAAGAAGACGAAAGAAAACAATGCGAAACGTATTTTAATCAGCCATTGCTATCTAATGCTTACGAGGAAGAGTTACTAGCTAATTATATTTTTGATTTGGAAGCGAAGTTGCGTAATGGTAAGATTATTGACTTTGTTAGAGCTGTTAGTCCTATTTTGTATCGCTTGTTTTTAAAAGTTCTTGAAAATCAAGTGCCAGAATTAGCCGACTATATCAATAATTCTAAGTCATCTCAATATGATACTTGGAATTTTCATAAGATGCATGCGTCTCGCAATAACATAATCACTTCATATGTTTCTGAAAAACGCGATGGCAAGGTAACCTCCAGTAGTTTATCAGAGTTAATTCAGTATACTGATTTGGATGAGAGAATCAAAAAGACAGTTTCTGAATTAAGAGAATTTGAAAAATCTGTTCGAAATCCTTTAGCGCATTTAATACTCCCTTTTGATGAGGAAGAGTTACATCGAACCACCGGTTTCTCATCACAAATCTTTTTAGCTAAAATTATTGATTTAGCTAGGAATTGTGGTGTGGTTTATGATCGAGAAAACTTTTATTTTGATCAAATGAATAGTCTTATATTAAGAGAATTAAAAAATGATTGACCAAATGTCAATCATTTTTTTTTGAATTGTACCTCTTCAAGTAAATAGTCGATGAATTTTTCACCCATTTTGGAGAGGTTAGCTTTTTCGTGTTTTAGATAAACAATATCAATTTGGTCGTCAACATCTAAGGGGATTGATACGATGTTATCACCGTTGAGTTTACTATTCAATACTCCCGTAGCAATCGTATAGCCATCAAGGCCAATCATTAGATTGAAGAGGGTTGCTCGGTCTGATACTACAATGGATTTAGGGTGAGGAATTTGAGCCATTATTTCTTCAGAAAAGTAGAAAGAGTTGTGAACTCCTTGGTCATAACTGAGGTAAGGGAAGTCTACTAAATCCTCTAATTGGATAATCTCTTTGTTTGCTAGTGGATTATCTTTGCTAACAAAAATATGTGGTTGTGTAGAGAAGAGATTGGTTGCTACCAGATGATTATCATCGAACATTTTGGTTAAGACATCTCTATTGTAGCTATTGAGGAAAAGGACACCAATTTCAGAGCGAAAGTTTTTAACGTCATCAATGATTTCATAAGTTCTGGTTTCACGTAAGAAAAGTTCGTACTTGGTCATATCGGTTTTGTTTAATAGTGAAACAAAGGCGTTGACAACAAAAGCATAGTGTTGAGATGATACGCTAAAAAGTTCCCTTTGGGTTGTCGGATTTTTATAACGTTCTTCGAGAAGATCGGTTTGCTCAATGACTTGTCTAGCATAAGAGAGAAATTCTACGCCATCCTTAGTCAAAGTGATTCCTTTAGGATTGCGAATGAAAATCGTAATTCCCATCTCTTGCTCTAAGTCACGAACAGCATTGGAAAGGCTAGGCTGGGTAATATAGAGTTGTTTAGCTGCCTCATTCATTGAGCCAGTTTCTACAATCTTAATGATGTATTGTAATTGTTGAATTCGCATAAAGATATTGTAACACAAAGGAGACTGAAAGATAAGTTAATTTCAAAAATTCTCATTAAAAGTCTCAAAAAGACAGATTATATTTTGACATCCCTTTGATAATTGGCTATAATGAATGCAACTAAATCACCTTTAACTAAGTCCAGAGAGGCATAGAAGGTTGTGGTCTGCGGATCACTTTCGAAATAAGATGACCAGATTCTTTATAAGAACTGGTTTAAAAAGGGATTGATCCTTGTTTTCGTAAAGCCTTGCCGTATCTGGTGAGGCTTTTATTTTGCAAAGGAGACAGTAATTGTTTGAAACGAGACCCATCATTGCCCTTGATTTTCCTGATTTTGACAGTGTAAAGGCATTTCTAAAGAAATTTCCAAAAGGAGAAAGTCTTTATGTCAAAATAGGAATGGAACTCTATTATGCTTGTGGCGCTGAGATTGTTTCCTATGTTAAATCCTTGGGACATAGTGTATTTCTGGATTTGAAGCTACATGACATACCTAATACCGTTGAGTCAGCCATGAAAGTTTTAGCTAAGCTAGGGGTTGACATGACCAATGTGCACGCAGCTGGTGGTGTTGAGATGATGGCTGCAGCCAAACGTGGTTTCGGTGACCAGGGAGTTCTCATTGCTGTGACGCAGTTAACGTCAACTAGTCAAGAACAGATGCAAGACAATCAGAATATCCAAACTACTTTGGAGGAGTCTGTCAGACATTATGCTCGAAAAACGGCAGAAGCTGGCTTGGATGGTGTGGTATGCTCAGCACATGAAGTGATTTCTATTAAGGACGCCACGTCATCTAACTTTGTCTGTTTGACACCTGGAATTCGTCCAGCTGGTTCAGAAATTGGCGACCAAAAGCGCGTGATGACTCCGAGCCAAGCTAAGGCTGCTGGTTCAGATTATATTGTTGTTGGAAGACCGATAACACAGGCTCAAGACCCCTATCAAGCTTATCAAGCGATTAAGTCTGATTGGAATGCTGCATTATAAAAAATGATGATAAAAATTTAAAAGGAGACTATTATGACACTTGCGACACAAATTGCATCTGATTTATTAGACATTAAAGCTGTTTACCTACAACCTGAAGAGCCTTTCACTTGGGCATCTGGTATTAAATCCCCTATTTATACGGATAATCGCATCACGCTTTCCTATCCTGAAACACGTTCTTTGATCGAAAATGGTTTTGTAGAAGTGATTAGGGAGCATTTTCCTGAAGTAGAAGTGATTGCTGGTACAGCAATTGCAGGAATTCCTCATGGGGCCATCATTGCAGACAAGATGAATTTACCATTTTCTTATATTCGTTCAAAACCTAAAAATCACGGTGCTGGAAACCAGATTGAAGGGCGCGTGATTAAAGGACAAAAAATGGTTATCGTTGAGGATTTGATTTCCACTGGTGGTTCTGTTTTAGAGGCTGTCAAAGCTGCTCAGACTGTAGGTATTGATGTTTTAGGTGTGGTTGCGATTTTCACTTATGAATTGCCTAAAGCTCAAGCTAACTTTGAAGAAGCTAATGTCAAACTAGTGACCCTTTCAACTTACAGCGAATTGATCAAGGTTGCCAAAGTTCAAGGCTACATCAACGTTGATGGCTTGACACTCTTGAAGAAATTCAAGGAAGACCAAGAAAACTGGCAAGATTAGATGATTGAGAAGCAGAGCTAGCCAGCTTCTTTTTGGTATAGTAGTTATCGATAAAGGCGATTTAAATAGAAAGAGGTTGGAATGTATAAAGATGCAACGGATATGGCAGAAGCAATTCGATCAGGTCAGGTGTCTCCAAAGGAAATGGTCTTAGAGACAATCGAGAAGGCAGAAAGTGAAAATCCGAGATTGAATGCAATCACTAGCACGCGCTATGAGAAAGCACTTTTGGAAGCCGAAGAGGGTAAGTTTGCTGGTAAACCATTTGCAGGAGTTCCGATTTTCTTAAAAGACTTGGGTCAAGAGCAAGCTGGGGAGGTATCGACATCAGGTTCCATCTTGTTTGCTAACTACCGTGCACAACAGTCTGATAACTATGTTAAAAAATTGGAATCATTGGGCTTTATTGTTTTAGGAAGAACGAATACACCAGAGTTTGGTTTCAAAAATACGTCTGACAGTCAACTGCATGGGACGGTTAACCTTCCTGATGATGTCACACGCAATGCGGGTGGCTCGTCTGGTGGTGCTGCGGCACTCGTGGCTTCAGGTGTTAGTCCTCTTGCCGGGGCAAGTGATGGTGGTGGTTCTATTAGGATTCCGGCTTCTTTTAATGGTTTGATTGGTCTCAAACCAACACGTGGTCGTATTCCAGTTGGACCAAGTTCTTATCGTGGTTGGCAAGGTGCCTCAGTTAATTTTGCCTTAACTAAAACGATCAGAGATACAAAAACTCTTTTAGAGCAGTTTCAAATCTGCCAGATGGAAAGCCCCTTTGTCTTACCTAGGCTGTCTCATGAGGATTTGTTTGAAAAATCCTTAAAACCTTTGAGAGTAGCGCTGCAATTGATGTCTCCGGTAGGTGGACAAGTATCGGCTGAAGCTATTAGTGCTGTAAAAAAAGCTGCGCAATTCTTGGAGAAAGAAGGACATGAGATTATTGTTTTAGATAAGCTACCACTAGATGGTATTGAAGCCATGAAGTCTTACTACATTATGAATTCCGTTGAAACAGCAGCTATGTTTGATGGGATTGAAGCCAGCATAGGACGCCAAATGACACAAGCTGACATGGAAGTCATGACCTGGGCTATCTATCGAAGCGGACAAAAGATTCCAGCTAAGACCTATTCGAGCATCTTGTCACAATGGGACCAGTATAGTCGAATCATGTATGATTTTCATCGAAGCTATGATATTCTCTTGTCACCAACGGTTGCCGAGGTAGCCCCAAAACATGGTCAGTTTGATCTATCAGACCAGTTGAAAGACAAGCTGAGACACATGGATGACTTTAATAGTAAAGAGCAGCAAGATCTCATTTGGCAGATGTTTGAGCATAGTTTGGATTGGACACCGTTTACGCAACAAGCTAATCTAACAGGACAGCCATCAATTAGTTTACCGGTTTATCGCACTGAGGATGGCTTGTCTATTGGGGTGCAAGTAACAGCAGCTAAAGGAAGAGAAGACTTGCTCTTGCAAATCGGTGAATTATTTGAAAATAAGAATCAGTTTATGTGATATTTTTCAAGAAAA
The sequence above is drawn from the Streptococcus pluranimalium genome and encodes:
- the mnmE gene encoding tRNA uridine-5-carboxymethylaminomethyl(34) synthesis GTPase MnmE → MITKEFDTITAISTPLGEGAIGIVRLSGSQAIAIAQKVFKGKNLNDVPSHTINYGHIVDNNDIIDEVMVSVMREPKTFTREDVVEINTHGGVAVTNEILQLLIRSGARMAEPGEFTKRAFLNGRVDLTQAEAVMDLIRAKTDKAMAVAVQQLDGSLKTLIDNTRQEILNTLAQVEVNIDYPEYDDVEEMTTALMREKTQEFQALLENLLRTAKRGKILREGLSTAIIGRPNVGKSSLLNNLLREEKAIVTDIEGTTRDVIEEYVNIKGVPLKLIDTAGIRDTDDIVERIGVERSKKALNEADLVLLVLNASEALTQQDRTLLEISKDSNRIVLLNKTDLEQQIETEQLPDDVIAISVLKNENIDQIEERINQLFFENAGLVEKDATYLSNARHISLIEKALDSLKAVNEGLELGMPVDLLQVDMTRTWEILGEITGDAAPDELITQLFSQFCLGK
- the rpiA gene encoding ribose-5-phosphate isomerase RpiA; translated protein: MEALKKLAGLKAAEYVTDGMIVGLGTGSTAYYFVEELGRRVNEEGLSIIGVTTSSQTTKQAESLGIPLKAVDDIDIIDLTVDGADEVDPQFNGIKGGGGALLMEKIVATPTKEYIWVVDESKMVEQLGAFKLPVEVVQYGADRLFRYFEKEGFKPSYRQTDDQRFVTDMQNYIIDLDLGKIEDPIGFGKQLKAMVGVVDHGLFNGMVNKVIVAGQDGVKVLEA
- a CDS encoding transporter substrate-binding domain-containing protein; its protein translation is MKKVLLSVTAVLLSASLVACSSNAKEDQLDKITKKGKMVVAMSPEFAPFEFKTLIDGKDTIVGADVEIAKAIGEELNVEVEFSAMSFDNVLASLKSGKADIAISGISATKERQKSYDFSDSYYESKNVMMVLKDKLQDYKTFGDFDNQAVVVQKGSIQETIAKDTLKDVNITPLTKVGEMVAEVSNGKVQALVLEEAIAKGYAEKNKDLAIAEVELPSDEADSYAVAMPKGSKKLTKKVNDIIKSLKEEDKINAFVQEAYDLSVKQ
- a CDS encoding XRE family transcriptional regulator produces the protein MNTNNEIIELINQRKSELNLSLSQLSRQVGMAKSAVSCYLNKTREFPLNRLPQFAEALDLSPEMLLGISEEDYQIIFQKLDQERQEQVLDFLSQQLAQQEAEKQETISSLYPVKTVTRLAAGLGYAFNDYEFETVHVSSQPPRYDLASIVNGDSMYPTYRSGDVVYLVDRGFTSYNGEVCAVAINDQTFLKQVYLEKEQLRLVSINPDYDDILLPFPPEEDTHIKIYQVVGRDTTVAI
- a CDS encoding transporter substrate-binding domain-containing protein; the protein is MTLKKLILGATLLVSAVTLTACGSSESSDLQEDIKKDGKLVVAVSPDYPPFEFKALVDGKDKVVGADIDLAQDIADELGVKLEVSTMSFDNVLASLKTGKADIAISGLSVTEERKNAYAFSEAYYTTENAILVRKEDEGKYTNLDQLAGKKVAVQKGSIEENLAKEQLKDSQVVPLTAMGEAINELKSGVVDAVDLEKPVAEGYIAQNNDIALAKVALKVGDGDAKAVAMPKGKGSQELQKTINKVIAKMEKDGIYKQYISDAAKLTGKAVD
- a CDS encoding phosphopentomutase, which produces MSTFDRIHLVVLDSVGIGAAPDANNFVNAGVPDGASDTLGHISKTVGLNVPNMAKIGLGNIPRETLLKTVPAEENPTGYVTKLEEVSLGKDTMTGHWEIMGLNITEPFDTFWDGFPEDILTKIEEFSGRKVIREANKPYSGTAVIDDFGSRQMETGELIIYTSADPVLQIAAHEDVIPLEELYRICEYARSITLERPALLGRIIARPYVGEPGNFTRTANRRDLAVSPFEETVLNKLANAGIPTYGVGKINDIFNGSGITHDQGHNKDNNHGVDTLLKTLQDPAFTKGFSFTNLVDFDALYGHRRNAHGYRDCLEEFDARLPEITDLLGDKDLLLITADHGNDPTYAGTDHTREYIPLLAYSPSFTGSGVIPQGHFADISATVADNFGVDTAMIGESFLNHLK